In Dasypus novemcinctus isolate mDasNov1 chromosome 23, mDasNov1.1.hap2, whole genome shotgun sequence, the following proteins share a genomic window:
- the LOC131275516 gene encoding EKC/KEOPS complex subunit LAGE3-like translates to MEAGEGAGGVEGGAGDQGGPGCHGASSGPSAGPPGPSGAGGKGATAGGAPQAEGTLEVSGRDGATGACPEQLLEFTLAVHFLSFLEAEVALRSLLTAPFGGPDHRELRVDGSDLIVHLNAGDPGTLQNSITSFLNDLAEVVRTMEDIGPPFFNNSLLVKGA, encoded by the exons ATGGAGGCGGGTGAAGGAGCGGGCGGTGTGGAGGGCGGTGCGGGGGACCAGGGCGGCCCTGGCTGCCACGGGGCCTCCAGTGGCCCTTCCGCTGGCCCCCCCGGTCCGAGCGGTGCAGGAGGGAAGGGCGCCACCGCCGGGGGTGCTCCTCAGGCCGAGGGGACCCTGGAGGTCTCAGGGAGGGACGGAGCCACAGGAGCGTGCCCAGAACAACTGCTGGAGTT CACCCTCGCTGTGCATTTTCTGTCCTTCCTGGAGGCAGAGGTTGCCCTTCGGTCCCTGCTGACAGCACCCTTCGGAGGGCCAGACCATAGGGAGCTGAGGGTGGATGGCAGTGACCTGATCGT CCATTTGAATGCTGGCGACCCTGGCACCCTCCAAAATTCCATCACCTCCTTCCTCAACGACCTTGCCGAGGTGGTGCGGACCATGGAGGACATTGGACCCCCGTTTTTTAATAACTCTTTGCTGGTGAAAGGGGCCTGA